The Dyadobacter subterraneus genome window below encodes:
- a CDS encoding DUF2188 domain-containing protein — MKNYHLTKDRESWKLQRENTSRATANFSGSSKEEAIRKSAEILSDSNSSLKIHKMDGRIQEERTYPRSADPTKSKG; from the coding sequence ATGAAAAATTATCATTTAACCAAAGATAGAGAAAGCTGGAAACTCCAACGGGAAAATACTTCCCGGGCGACGGCAAATTTCTCCGGTTCTAGTAAGGAGGAAGCGATCAGAAAGAGCGCTGAAATATTGAGCGACTCAAATTCATCATTAAAAATTCACAAAATGGATGGCCGCATCCAGGAAGAACGAACCTATCCTAGATCGGCTGACCCAACAAAAAGTAAAGGATAA
- a CDS encoding CBASS cGAMP-activated phospholipase, with translation METEKSFNILSIDGGGIRGVFPAMLLANLEAELKQRGIENHQIFQHFQLITGTSTGGIIALALALGIPAKDIHDLYLNNAEKIFGKKKGLLSSLFYSKHDRSALEQLIRDKFREVHGGTDPLLLDCKIPVCIPIYDLMQGKPSVLKNKYHPRFVRDYHIPAYQAALATSAAPTYFDPFSAKYQDLKGIEQLFSNKVDGGVFANNPTLLAIIEAQKAFGQDLGNLRVLSIGTGHQKFTDACSRNDWGLLYWIKGRKRIMELFMQGQSQQVQNLISLLQNGIDKQEAENFIYKRIDTELDDTCFVELDETDRVRLEKLGEKAQHEFQNHANSIIEQFFTG, from the coding sequence ATGGAAACAGAGAAATCATTTAATATATTGTCTATTGATGGCGGGGGAATTCGTGGCGTTTTTCCAGCCATGCTACTGGCAAACCTGGAAGCGGAGCTTAAACAGCGGGGAATTGAAAACCACCAGATCTTCCAGCACTTTCAGCTCATTACAGGGACGTCTACCGGAGGGATCATTGCACTGGCATTGGCGCTGGGAATACCTGCAAAGGACATTCACGATCTTTATTTAAACAACGCTGAGAAGATCTTTGGAAAAAAGAAGGGATTACTGAGCAGCCTATTTTATTCAAAACATGACAGAAGCGCTTTGGAGCAGTTAATCAGGGATAAGTTTCGGGAGGTACATGGTGGCACAGACCCGCTTCTACTGGACTGCAAGATACCCGTTTGTATCCCAATCTATGACCTGATGCAGGGCAAGCCCTCGGTGCTGAAGAACAAATATCACCCGAGATTTGTACGAGATTATCACATCCCCGCTTATCAGGCAGCCCTGGCAACATCAGCAGCGCCGACATATTTTGATCCGTTTTCAGCAAAATACCAGGACCTGAAAGGTATCGAGCAATTATTTAGTAATAAGGTGGATGGCGGGGTGTTTGCCAATAACCCAACACTGCTGGCTATTATTGAGGCCCAGAAAGCCTTTGGTCAGGACTTAGGCAACTTGCGGGTGCTTTCTATCGGCACCGGGCACCAGAAGTTCACGGACGCCTGCTCCCGCAATGATTGGGGATTACTTTACTGGATAAAAGGAAGAAAGCGGATCATGGAACTTTTTATGCAAGGACAGTCGCAACAGGTTCAAAATCTGATCAGTCTGTTACAAAATGGGATTGACAAGCAGGAGGCTGAAAATTTTATCTACAAACGTATTGATACCGAGCTTGACGATACTTGCTTTGTTGAACTAGACGAG